The Ruegeria sp. YS9 genome contains a region encoding:
- a CDS encoding RNA polymerase sigma factor, with protein MTSEQAVRDAVQMHSRRVWRFALALSGASDVADDLVQATCLRALERHHQVTSHDRLDSWLMTICRSIWLNEVRSRSVRRAQALSVTPEAELVAIGPDSETNIFAAEVFTQVMQLPEAQRETVMLVFVEGYSYREAAALLDVPIGTIMSRLSNARQKLKTVMQFDAADAARRSGK; from the coding sequence ATGACTTCCGAACAGGCCGTTCGTGACGCCGTACAGATGCACTCAAGACGCGTCTGGCGGTTTGCTCTGGCATTGTCGGGGGCATCGGATGTGGCGGACGATCTGGTGCAGGCCACATGCCTGCGTGCGCTCGAGCGGCATCATCAAGTGACGTCGCATGATCGTCTGGACAGTTGGCTGATGACGATCTGCCGGTCAATCTGGTTGAACGAGGTGCGGTCTCGATCCGTCCGGCGGGCACAGGCGCTGTCGGTGACCCCGGAAGCGGAACTGGTCGCAATCGGGCCGGATTCAGAAACGAATATTTTTGCGGCTGAAGTGTTTACTCAAGTGATGCAGCTGCCAGAAGCGCAGCGGGAAACGGTCATGCTTGTATTCGTCGAAGGGTACAGCTACCGCGAAGCCGCTGCATTGCTGGACGTTCCCATCGGCACAATCATGAGCCGGCTATCGAATGCCCGGCAGAAACTGAAAACCGTGATGCAGTTTGATGCGGCGGACGCCGCGCGACGGAGTGGCAAATGA
- a CDS encoding cytochrome c family protein, whose product MKLLLKAVTFASAIVATPIWAAGWTLEPDRSHLAYGTIKKNAVGEVNSFTNLSGHVTQEGVAEIEIDLSSVETNIDIRNERMIEFVFRQAPTARLTAKFDMAKVSGLAVGETTTVDAASVLSLAGADVEFDAEMFVARLSETSVLVSTNDMVFLSTEDAGVDAGVDKLMELASLPGITRTVPITARLIFHTDEEQASAASEATEVVAAAAVQGDATAGKKVFRKCSACHKLKEGSHGVGPSLHGILGTRAGQAEGFKYSTALEGSGIVWTHETLNAFLSDPKGYLQGNRMQFRGLKKNEDIVNLLTYLQEEG is encoded by the coding sequence ATGAAACTTCTGTTGAAGGCAGTCACGTTTGCGTCGGCAATTGTTGCAACACCCATTTGGGCCGCAGGGTGGACACTGGAGCCCGATCGCTCGCATCTGGCCTATGGAACGATCAAGAAAAACGCGGTGGGCGAGGTCAACAGTTTCACCAATCTGAGCGGGCACGTGACCCAGGAGGGCGTGGCCGAAATCGAAATCGATCTGTCCTCGGTCGAGACCAACATAGATATTCGCAACGAAAGGATGATCGAATTTGTTTTCCGCCAAGCACCCACTGCGCGCCTGACGGCCAAATTCGACATGGCAAAGGTTTCAGGGCTGGCCGTGGGTGAAACCACCACTGTGGACGCAGCATCCGTGCTTTCGCTGGCCGGCGCGGACGTTGAGTTTGACGCGGAAATGTTCGTTGCGCGCTTGTCCGAGACGTCAGTGCTTGTTTCAACAAACGACATGGTTTTTCTCAGCACGGAAGACGCCGGTGTCGACGCCGGCGTGGACAAGCTTATGGAATTGGCAAGCCTGCCCGGCATCACCCGAACGGTACCGATTACGGCCCGGCTGATCTTTCACACGGATGAAGAGCAGGCATCGGCGGCATCGGAAGCCACAGAGGTTGTTGCTGCCGCAGCTGTTCAGGGTGACGCTACGGCCGGTAAAAAGGTGTTTCGCAAATGCAGCGCCTGCCACAAATTGAAAGAAGGCAGCCATGGTGTTGGCCCGTCCCTGCACGGTATTCTCGGCACAAGGGCCGGTCAGGCAGAGGGATTCAAGTATTCGACGGCGCTGGAAGGTTCCGGCATCGTCTGGACGCATGAGACCTTGAACGCGTTCCTGTCGGATCCCAAAGGGTATCTTCAGGGCAATCGAATGCAGTTTCGCGGCCTGAAAAAGAACGAGGATATTGTTAACCTTCTCACGTATTTGCAGGAAGAGGGGTGA
- a CDS encoding helix-turn-helix domain-containing protein: protein MRGMTSKKPLPLPEDEAEDLGPASIYDGDPSEEDDLWFLPPDEVEEDEGFFLPGPRREQRLLFDPRDWRAAQSDLSAELADLALTFGALDERLRAGPEGWTHRLALMETSDLGWWTGDRISVDRLALWTGLRIGATHDDVQALFRAGWAVRRLSSGAPPAAGGWERGLTAFLDRLAQGADATPESIIDLAEVMQNAEGLHPVTQSAIAFHAWRAVSQGIGQDTEAAVIAARHAASMGRGGAQFMPLALSGPRALRGSGDPAEKLSAWIGGAGQAALAALLHLDRISAWEAKAKDVTQDLSGRTPPRLISALTAWPMVSAPLAEDLTKASRAAVQRNFDLFAQRGLVREVTGQGRYRVWTAAL, encoded by the coding sequence ATGCGGGGTATGACGTCGAAGAAACCCTTGCCCCTTCCTGAAGACGAGGCCGAAGATCTTGGCCCCGCCAGCATCTATGACGGCGATCCGTCCGAAGAGGATGACCTGTGGTTCTTGCCGCCGGATGAAGTCGAGGAAGACGAGGGTTTCTTCCTGCCCGGGCCGCGACGCGAACAGCGCCTGCTGTTCGACCCGCGCGATTGGCGGGCCGCGCAGTCCGACCTTTCTGCGGAACTTGCGGATCTGGCCCTGACTTTTGGCGCGCTGGATGAACGGTTGCGAGCGGGCCCCGAAGGCTGGACGCATCGCTTGGCATTGATGGAGACGTCCGATCTGGGGTGGTGGACCGGAGACCGGATCAGCGTGGATCGATTGGCTTTGTGGACCGGTTTGCGGATCGGCGCGACTCATGATGACGTGCAGGCCCTGTTCCGGGCCGGATGGGCCGTGCGACGCCTGAGTTCGGGCGCGCCGCCTGCTGCCGGCGGTTGGGAACGGGGGCTGACCGCGTTTCTCGACCGACTGGCTCAGGGGGCCGACGCGACCCCGGAATCCATCATTGATCTGGCCGAGGTCATGCAAAACGCCGAAGGGTTGCATCCCGTGACGCAGTCGGCAATTGCGTTTCACGCGTGGCGGGCGGTGTCACAAGGCATCGGGCAGGACACGGAAGCAGCCGTCATAGCCGCGCGGCATGCGGCCTCCATGGGGCGTGGCGGTGCGCAGTTCATGCCCTTGGCCTTGTCCGGGCCGCGTGCGCTGCGCGGCTCGGGGGATCCGGCGGAAAAACTGAGCGCATGGATCGGCGGCGCAGGACAGGCTGCCCTTGCGGCGTTGTTGCACCTGGACCGGATCAGCGCGTGGGAGGCGAAAGCCAAAGACGTCACGCAGGATCTGAGCGGCCGCACCCCACCGCGCCTGATCAGTGCATTGACGGCCTGGCCCATGGTATCCGCCCCCTTGGCAGAAGACCTGACCAAGGCTTCCCGCGCGGCGGTACAGCGCAATTTCGACCTGTTCGCGCAGCGGGGTCTGGTTCGCGAGGTCACCGGGCAGGGGCGTTACCGCGTCTGGACGGCGGCGCTGTAA
- a CDS encoding LysR substrate-binding domain-containing protein — protein MNTRVPSLNWLRVFEAAARTESFARAATQLNMTPAAVSQQVKALETRLGTPLFHRHAHAVTLTETGRAYLPSVQQSLLMLETATAGLFGETREQRLYVQSVLLFAHGILAGGVPGFQAAHPQINLSLSTGNVMSDFANRFTDLQIVFGNPALFGSESDELMREHLYPIAPPEIAARIETAKDLFDFTLIEVSTHRASWPHWFEHQRLPAGQARYFFADNSVMAAELCASGCGIALARAPASDRIMKLSGLVACLPDFSCPGQEAYHLVYPSRTALRPAARTFRDWLIDYSAAVQTR, from the coding sequence ATGAACACCCGCGTCCCTTCCCTCAACTGGCTGCGCGTATTCGAGGCTGCGGCCCGCACCGAAAGTTTTGCCCGCGCCGCGACCCAGTTGAACATGACGCCGGCCGCCGTCAGCCAGCAGGTCAAGGCGCTGGAGACAAGACTGGGCACACCCTTGTTTCACCGTCACGCGCATGCGGTCACTTTGACCGAGACCGGGCGCGCCTATCTGCCGTCGGTGCAGCAATCCTTGCTCATGCTGGAAACGGCAACCGCCGGACTGTTCGGTGAAACCCGCGAGCAAAGGCTTTACGTGCAGTCGGTGCTGCTGTTTGCGCATGGCATTCTGGCCGGGGGTGTTCCCGGTTTTCAGGCGGCGCATCCTCAGATCAACCTTTCGCTTTCGACCGGCAATGTCATGTCGGATTTTGCCAATCGGTTCACTGACCTTCAGATCGTGTTCGGAAACCCCGCGCTGTTCGGCTCGGAAAGTGACGAGTTGATGCGCGAACATCTCTATCCCATTGCCCCACCCGAGATTGCTGCCCGGATCGAGACGGCAAAGGACTTGTTCGACTTCACCTTGATCGAAGTTTCGACCCATCGGGCAAGCTGGCCGCATTGGTTCGAACACCAGCGGCTGCCAGCAGGCCAGGCACGGTATTTTTTTGCCGACAATTCGGTGATGGCGGCCGAGCTCTGCGCCAGCGGATGCGGCATTGCCTTGGCGCGCGCGCCCGCGTCAGATCGCATTATGAAACTGTCGGGTTTGGTCGCCTGCCTGCCGGACTTCTCCTGCCCGGGGCAGGAAGCCTATCATCTGGTCTATCCCTCCCGCACGGCGCTGCGCCCGGCCGCGCGTACGTTTCGCGATTGGCTGATCGATTACAGCGCCGCCGTCCAGACGCGGTAA